CTCCAGAACAGACTAAAAAAGAAGAAAATAATCAGAGTTCATTAGAGAAACCACAAACAGCGATGGAGAATATAGTAGGTTCTCTAAATCAGAATTTACCTGCTAATCCTAATAGTTTTCCAAAATTTCCAACAATTACTTACAGTTATCCTGATTATTCTCTTATCAAAATAAGTTTTCTGTTAGGGTTCATTACTGGTGTAATTGTAATTTTATTATTTGTCCTAGTAGTTTATTTTTTATACAGGAAGAAAAAAACCTCTTGATTTAAGATATAAAAACAATTATTTTGTTTTTAGTTTATATTCCTGTTTTTTCGCGGAGGAGGTTAGCGGAGTCGGTTTCTTCCCAGCGGAAGCCCTGGTCTTCGCGACCGAAGTGTCCATAACTGGCGGTTTTTCTATATTGGGGCTTGCGGAGATTAAGAAATTCGATGATTGCAGAAGGACGACAATCGAAGGTTTCGCTTAAAATTTTCGCTAATTTTATATCTTCGATTTTACCTGTGCCGTAGGTGGTTACATTAATAGAAACAGGCTTGGCTACTCCAATTGCGTATGCTAATTGCACTTCGCAACGGTCGGCAATACCTGCGGAGACTACATTTTTTGCGATGTAACGAGCCATATAGGCGGCACTACGGTCAACTTTGGTAGGGTCTTTACCGCTGAAAGCACCGCCACCATGTCTGCCCATGCCGCCATAGGTATCTACTATAATTTTTCTTCCCGTCAAACCGCAGTCTCCCACGGGACCGCCGGTTACAAATCTACCTGTTGGATTTACATAATATTTGATATCGCCTTTGACTAATTCCTTAGGCAGTGTGGGCTTAATTACCTGTTCAATGATGGCTTCTTGGATTTCATCATGTTCTTTTTTTAATTCTTGGGGAGTAGGGTTAAGACCTCCATAAAGGGGTAGGTGTTGATTGGAAATGACGACAGTATCAATTCGGACAGGTTTGCCGTTAACATATTCTACCGTTACTTGTGATTTTCCATCGGGCATTAGCCAGGGAATAGTTTTATCTTTGCGAAGTTTACGAAGTTGTAATCCCAATTTATGGGCTAAAGCAATAGGAAGGGGCATGAGTTCCGGTGTCTCACGGACTGCAAACCCGAACATCATTCCCTGGTCACCTGCACCTTGTTCGTGGTCGGAGGAAGCATCTACACCGCGGGCAATATCAACGGATTGTTTTTCTAATGCAACAAGGATAGAACAGGTTTCTCCATTAAAACCTATATAGCCCGGCCCGTAACCGATATCAACAATAGCCTGACGAACCAGTGAGGTAATATCTACTTTTGCACGTGTGGTTATTTCACCGGCAACTACGCAAAGGTTCGTTTTTACTAAGGTTTCGCATGCGACACGGCTATATGGGTCTTGTTCTAACATAGCATCAAGAACTGTATCTGAAATAATATCCGCTACTTTATCTGGATGTCCATCGGTTACAGATTCGGATGTAAATAAAATCCCGTTTTCATTCATCATAACACTAACCTTTATTTTGATTGGATTACCTGTTTATATGTAAACATTCCATTATACTACGCCTGGACGATATTTAGCTGTAAGTGCTGCGGGGTCTAATTTCACACCCGGTCCCATGGTTGAACAAATACTACATGCTTTTAAGTAGGTTCCTTTTAGTGAAGCGGGACGGGCTTTTACAATAGCCGCAATTATTGTTGAAGCATTTTCTTCAATCTGTTCTGGTGTAAAACTTGCTTTACCTACGGGGACATGGATATTCGCGTTTTTATCTACACGAAATTCGATTTTACCTTTCATTATTTCTGCGACAGCTGGACCGATATTTGGGGTAACGGTACCTGCTTTGGGGCTGGGCATAAGTCCACGAGGACCTAAGATTTTACCTAATTTTCCAACCTGTCCCATCATATCGGGTGATGCTACTGCTGCATCGAAATCTAACCAACCGCCTTGAATTTTTTCAACCAAATCTTCGGCACCGGCTTCAATGGCACCGGCTTCTTTGGCTGCTTTGATTTGCTCTTCCTTTTTGCAAAAAGCAATTACGCGGACTTTTTTCCCTGTTCCATGAGGAAGGGATACAGCACCACGAACCATTTGCTCTGCATGTCTTGGGTCAACGCCTAAGAGGAAGGCTAATTCAATGGTTTCATCGAATTTGGCCGTGGCACATTCTTTAACGATTTTTGATGCTTCTGAAAGGGAATAATAGCGGGTTCTATCTACTTTTTTGTAGAGTTCCCTCATTCTTTTACTGGGTTTTGACATGTTTTTATCCTCCTGTGGTTCTATCGGACAGATAAACTGTCCTCCCACGGTTAGAAAATTTTAAAAGGAAAATTTTACAACTTATTCTACAATGATACCCATACTACGAGCAGTCCCTCGAATCATGCTTTTTGCGGTTTCAAGGGAACCTGCATTTAAGTCGGGCATCTTTAATTTTGCGATTTCTTCTATCTGTGCTTCGGTGACAGTACCTACTTTATTACGATTGGGTTCACCAGAACCTTTGGCTAACTTTGCCGCTTTCTTTAATAAAACAGCCGCAGGTGGAGTTTTGGTTATGAAAGTAAACGAGCGGTCTTCAAAAATAGAGATAACGACAGGGATTATCATTCCTTGCTGGTCTTTGGTTCTGTCGTTAAACTGGCGGACAAAATCCATGATGTTAACCCCATGCTGACCTAATGCTGGACCTACGGGCGGAGCAGGGGTGGCTTGTCCTGCCGGAACTTGTAATTTTACGAGTGCTTTTAATTTTTTAGGAGGCATATCTTTAACCTTTCTTTCTTAATTTCCATCAAAATGCTTCAACTTGCCAGGATTCTACCTCAATAGTTGTAGTTCTATTAAAAATTTCAACGGATATTTTTAATGTTGAACGCTCCACATTTATTTCTTCAATTCGTCCTACGAAGTTTGAGAATGGCCCTTCAATAATTTTTACTCTATCCCCAACGGAGAATTCTAATTTCGGTTTTGGGGCTTCTTCTTCACCCGTCATAATAGCAATAATTCCCTCAACCTCTTCATCAGGAATTGGTGTGGGGATATTTCGTCTGCTACTGACAAAACCGGTAATTCCTTGCGTTTCTCGAATTAATGCCCATAACTCTGGATAGTTTTCGGGATGTTCGGGTAATTGCACGAGGATAT
The Candidatus Hydrogenedens sp. DNA segment above includes these coding regions:
- the nusG gene encoding transcription termination/antitermination protein NusG; amino-acid sequence: MVEEKKEMTTGKEEVAGTDTTPTREKLIKPVPQDGIPRRWYALHVLTAKEYEVCEKLKWGAKQKGIEDWVVNALVPKERITERRGGTSKVVEHKCFPGYILVQLPEHPENYPELWALIRETQGITGFVSSRRNIPTPIPDEEVEGIIAIMTGEEEAPKPKLEFSVGDRVKIIEGPFSNFVGRIEEINVERSTLKISVEIFNRTTTIEVESWQVEAF
- the rplK gene encoding 50S ribosomal protein L11, which produces MPPKKLKALVKLQVPAGQATPAPPVGPALGQHGVNIMDFVRQFNDRTKDQQGMIIPVVISIFEDRSFTFITKTPPAAVLLKKAAKLAKGSGEPNRNKVGTVTEAQIEEIAKLKMPDLNAGSLETAKSMIRGTARSMGIIVE
- the rplA gene encoding 50S ribosomal protein L1, with amino-acid sequence MSKPSKRMRELYKKVDRTRYYSLSEASKIVKECATAKFDETIELAFLLGVDPRHAEQMVRGAVSLPHGTGKKVRVIAFCKKEEQIKAAKEAGAIEAGAEDLVEKIQGGWLDFDAAVASPDMMGQVGKLGKILGPRGLMPSPKAGTVTPNIGPAVAEIMKGKIEFRVDKNANIHVPVGKASFTPEQIEENASTIIAAIVKARPASLKGTYLKACSICSTMGPGVKLDPAALTAKYRPGVV
- the metK gene encoding methionine adenosyltransferase, whose amino-acid sequence is MMNENGILFTSESVTDGHPDKVADIISDTVLDAMLEQDPYSRVACETLVKTNLCVVAGEITTRAKVDITSLVRQAIVDIGYGPGYIGFNGETCSILVALEKQSVDIARGVDASSDHEQGAGDQGMMFGFAVRETPELMPLPIALAHKLGLQLRKLRKDKTIPWLMPDGKSQVTVEYVNGKPVRIDTVVISNQHLPLYGGLNPTPQELKKEHDEIQEAIIEQVIKPTLPKELVKGDIKYYVNPTGRFVTGGPVGDCGLTGRKIIVDTYGGMGRHGGGAFSGKDPTKVDRSAAYMARYIAKNVVSAGIADRCEVQLAYAIGVAKPVSINVTTYGTGKIEDIKLAKILSETFDCRPSAIIEFLNLRKPQYRKTASYGHFGREDQGFRWEETDSANLLREKTGI